The Desulfovibrio sp. Fe33 genome contains the following window.
GGAGAGCGGTTGCCATTCCCGAACGGGAAAGAGAAAAACAGGACCGGAACGTTTTCGTTTCTGTCGCAGAAAAGCAGTTAGGCCGGGCAACCGGCCTAACTTGTTATGAAAAATGGTACCGGAGGAGGGGGTTGAACCCTCACGATCCTAAGGATCTCGGGATTTTAAGTCCCGTGTGTCTGCCATTCCACCACTCCGGCATATGGTCGGTATCCGCTCGGGGAAGGAAAATGCGAACCGGCCGGTTCAAGGACCGGCTTGTTTCGCCTATCGGATTTTCCCCCGGCGCGAGGTAGTTTCAGTATCGTGCAATCCTGCGGCGAGTCAATGCTTTTGGCCGTTTGTGGCCGGGCGGCGAGGCGAAGGGCGGCGTCGGCTTTATCGATGGGATGGATTGGAGTATTCTGTCCTCTCACAGGAGCGGGGAAATCCCGGCCGACAGCCGCAAACGGAGCGTGATATGGTCGTGAAGGACAACAAAATGGGCCTGTGGGGAGCGGTCTCCATCGGAGTGGGAGGCATGGTGGGCGGCGGCATATTCGCCGTGCTGGGATTGAGCGTGCAATTGGCGGGCGGCGGCACACCCGTCGCTTTCGCGCTGGCCGGACTGGTCGCCCTCGTCACCGCCTCCTCCTATGCGCGGCTGTCCGTGCGATACGCCGGGGCGGGCGGAACCGTGGTCTTCCTGGATCGGATTTTCGGCAACTCCATGCATGTGGGCGCGCTCAATGTGCTGCTGTGGTTTTCCTATGTCGTCATGCTCGCCCTCTATGCCCACGCCTTTGGCTCATACGGGGTCGTGTTCTTTCCGGAGAACACCGGTTGGCTGGTGCGGCACGGACTGATATCCCTGGCGATCATCGTGCCCGCAGTCCTGAATTTGACCAGCGCCAAAGTGGTCGGCAAGGCCGAGACCTACGTGGTGGTCGTCAAGATATCCATTTTGCTTTTCTTCCTGGCAGTCGGCGTCAAGGGCGTGGAGCCCGCGCGGCTGGCCCCGGACACCTGGGTTCCGATGCTGCCCCTGGTGGCGGGGGGAATGATTATCTTCGTGGCCTACGAAGGGTTCGAGCTCATTGCCAATACCGGCGCGGAAATCCGCGATCCCGAGCGGAACCTGCCGCTCGCCTTCTATCTATCCGTGGGCTTCGTGATCCTGCTTTATGTGGCCATCGCCGTCGTGGTGGTGGGCAACCTGCCGCTGGACGCCATCGCGGGGGCCCGTGACTACGCCTTGGCGGAAGCGGCCAGGCCGTTCCTGGGACAGACCGGTTTTACCCTCATCGCCGTAGCCGCGCTTCTGTCCACGTTCAGCGCGATCAACGCGACCCTCTACGGCTCCTCACGGCTTTGCTACACCATAGCCAAGGAAGGGGAACTGCCGGTTCAGCTTGAACGGCAGATGTGGGGCGCGCCCGCCGAGGGCCTATTGGTCACGTCCGCGCTCGCCCTCATTCTGGCCAACGTGGGCGATCTTTCTTTTATCTCCACCCTGGGCAGCGCGGGGTTCCTGTCCGTGTTCGCCGTGGTCAACGCGGCCAATTTCAAGGATGAGGACGCCGGGGCGGGCCGGACTCTGTCCGCCCTGGGCGTAGTGGCCTGCGCCGCCGCTTTCGGGGCCATGGTTTGGCAGAGCGTCGGCGACGATCCGGCCAATGCCTGGGTGCTGGCCGCGCTC
Protein-coding sequences here:
- a CDS encoding APC family permease, whose translation is MVVKDNKMGLWGAVSIGVGGMVGGGIFAVLGLSVQLAGGGTPVAFALAGLVALVTASSYARLSVRYAGAGGTVVFLDRIFGNSMHVGALNVLLWFSYVVMLALYAHAFGSYGVVFFPENTGWLVRHGLISLAIIVPAVLNLTSAKVVGKAETYVVVVKISILLFFLAVGVKGVEPARLAPDTWVPMLPLVAGGMIIFVAYEGFELIANTGAEIRDPERNLPLAFYLSVGFVILLYVAIAVVVVGNLPLDAIAGARDYALAEAARPFLGQTGFTLIAVAALLSTFSAINATLYGSSRLCYTIAKEGELPVQLERQMWGAPAEGLLVTSALALILANVGDLSFISTLGSAGFLSVFAVVNAANFKDEDAGAGRTLSALGVVACAAAFGAMVWQSVGDDPANAWVLAALFGGAGVLEVTYRTLGTKGPRKRRREARVTRTL